The Streptomyces sp. NBC_01197 genome window below encodes:
- a CDS encoding Scr1 family TA system antitoxin-like transcriptional regulator yields MTGAEGEPGRGALAGALGVLEAGRGALSWPSAQSGQSPKYPARDPQGQRRFAFLVEESVLHNGLGDADTQAEQLDHLLTVGALPDVSVGVIPTRPIRARMPVEDAVHSGLQSGIRGGSFQDPVPAECSWYEN; encoded by the coding sequence CTGACGGGGGCGGAGGGGGAGCCTGGGCGCGGCGCCCTTGCGGGGGCGCTTGGCGTACTGGAAGCCGGCCGCGGAGCGCTCAGTTGGCCGTCGGCCCAGAGTGGTCAGTCCCCCAAGTACCCAGCGCGTGATCCGCAAGGGCAACGCCGCTTCGCTTTCCTGGTCGAGGAGTCCGTCTTGCACAACGGGCTCGGTGACGCCGACACTCAGGCGGAGCAGCTTGACCACCTGCTGACGGTCGGAGCGCTGCCCGACGTCAGTGTCGGCGTGATCCCGACCCGCCCCATCCGCGCGCGGATGCCGGTGGAGGATGCCGTCCACTCTGGCCTGCAAAGCGGCATACGGGGAGGCAGCTTTCAAGATCCGGTTCCGGCGGAATGCTCCTGGTACGAAAACTGA
- a CDS encoding MFS transporter yields the protein MSDPAISTPEPTSPDQPDPHRWWGLAVIALAQLMVVLDATIVNIALPSAQHDLHLTNGNRQWVITAYTLAFGGLLLLGGRVADLVGRKRTFIIGLIGFAAASALGGGAVNGSMLFAARALQGAFAALLAPSALSLLTTTFSLGRERAKAFGIYGAIAGAGAAIGLLLGGILTEFLDWRWCLYVNVPIAAITVFGAFTLLSDRQGQKESHLDIPGAILGCGGLVAIVYAVSEAQSKGWSSALVISLLIAGGVLLTVFAWWQTRARHPMLPLHIVSERSRGGSMIAMGTATLAMFGLFLFLTYYLQNILGYSPLRAGVAYLPMSAMLIFASTQISARLLHHVPPRLLISPGMLIGAGGLFALTYIGPHSNYVEHILPGTLLLGLGMGLVFMPVMATATSGVAPQDSGVTSATVNTAQQVGGSIGTSLLNTIATTTTASYLASHMRPGIGKPEQAQLSKTAVVHGFTIATAWAAGFMVVGSVVAFLMVTAPSPRRREAAEAKAEGEAEGEGAGGTSG from the coding sequence ATGAGCGACCCGGCGATATCCACCCCGGAGCCCACCAGTCCCGACCAGCCCGACCCCCATCGCTGGTGGGGGCTGGCCGTCATCGCGCTGGCGCAGCTGATGGTGGTGCTCGACGCCACCATCGTGAACATCGCCCTGCCGTCCGCCCAGCACGACCTGCACCTCACCAACGGCAACCGCCAGTGGGTCATCACGGCGTACACGCTGGCGTTCGGCGGGCTGCTCCTGCTCGGGGGCCGCGTCGCCGACCTGGTCGGCCGTAAACGGACGTTCATCATCGGCCTCATCGGCTTCGCCGCCGCCTCCGCACTCGGCGGCGGGGCGGTGAACGGCTCCATGCTCTTCGCGGCCCGTGCGCTCCAGGGCGCCTTCGCCGCCCTGCTCGCTCCGTCCGCGCTCTCCCTGCTCACCACGACCTTCTCGCTGGGCAGGGAGCGCGCCAAGGCGTTCGGCATCTACGGCGCCATCGCGGGCGCGGGCGCGGCCATCGGGCTGCTCCTCGGCGGCATCCTCACCGAGTTCCTCGACTGGCGCTGGTGCCTGTACGTCAACGTGCCCATCGCGGCCATCACCGTCTTCGGCGCCTTCACGCTGCTCAGCGACCGCCAAGGGCAGAAGGAGAGCCACCTCGACATCCCCGGCGCGATCCTCGGCTGCGGGGGTCTCGTGGCGATCGTCTACGCCGTGAGCGAGGCCCAGTCGAAGGGCTGGTCCTCGGCCCTGGTCATCAGCCTGCTCATCGCCGGCGGCGTCCTGCTCACCGTCTTCGCCTGGTGGCAGACGCGCGCCCGGCATCCCATGCTGCCGCTGCACATCGTCAGCGAACGCAGCCGCGGCGGCTCGATGATCGCCATGGGGACGGCGACGCTGGCCATGTTCGGCCTCTTCCTCTTCCTGACGTACTACTTGCAGAACATCCTCGGCTACAGCCCCCTGCGAGCGGGCGTCGCCTACCTCCCGATGTCCGCGATGCTCATCTTCGCCTCGACGCAGATCTCGGCCCGGCTGCTGCACCACGTACCGCCGCGCCTGCTGATATCGCCCGGGATGCTGATCGGCGCGGGCGGTCTCTTCGCTCTGACCTACATCGGGCCGCACTCCAACTACGTCGAACACATCCTGCCGGGCACCCTGCTGCTCGGTCTCGGCATGGGCCTGGTCTTCATGCCGGTGATGGCGACGGCCACATCGGGCGTGGCCCCCCAGGATTCGGGCGTCACGTCCGCAACGGTCAACACGGCCCAGCAGGTGGGCGGATCGATCGGTACGTCCCTGCTCAACACCATCGCGACGACCACCACCGCGAGCTACCTCGCCAGCCATATGCGACCCGGCATCGGCAAGCCCGAGCAGGCGCAGCTCTCGAAGACCGCGGTGGTGCACGGCTTCACCATCGCGACGGCGTGGGCGGCCGGCTTCATGGTGGTGGGTTCTGTGGTCGCGTTCCTCATGGTGACCGCACCCTCACCGAGACGACGCGAGGCGGCGGAGGCGAAGGCGGAGGGCGAGGCGGAGGGCGAGGGCGCCGGGGGGACTTCGGGCTGA
- a CDS encoding NAD(P)-binding protein — MRRITVVGGGFAGLTAAITAADSGARVTLREAHRTLGGRSRTAEGPYRVNDGPHAIYSGGPLWAWLKQQGLLGPVVGVPGLEATRLRLHQGGTLRRTPPLALFRLARRPAGGVPVEQDFLSWATSQVGEAGARAAANYTGVVLYHHDPGSLSAAFVHARLRRATSLPPEAHFVRGGWGALIDRMTARARDLGVQIETGDRVTELPTAEGPVIVATSLDAARHLLGASGLRWPSGRTTLVDIAFRTRRGDAWVISDLDAPGWIERFTAQDPTLAPAGEQLIQGQLPVAPDESKTDGVAHAERLLDLGFPGWRERLTWRGSSVAAGRTGAVDPPGTTWRDRPAIRRGDGVFLAGDQCAAPGMLAEVSFNSAIEAATLALTSSGLEVAP, encoded by the coding sequence ATGCGTCGCATCACCGTTGTCGGCGGAGGCTTCGCCGGGCTCACCGCCGCGATCACCGCTGCCGATTCGGGCGCCCGGGTCACGCTGCGCGAGGCGCACCGGACCCTGGGCGGCCGCTCCCGCACAGCCGAAGGCCCGTACCGCGTCAACGACGGACCGCACGCCATCTACAGCGGCGGCCCGCTATGGGCCTGGCTCAAGCAGCAGGGCTTGCTCGGCCCGGTCGTGGGCGTACCGGGCCTGGAGGCCACCCGGTTGCGGCTCCACCAGGGCGGGACGCTGCGCAGGACACCCCCGCTCGCGCTGTTCCGGCTGGCGCGGCGGCCGGCCGGAGGGGTCCCCGTCGAGCAGGACTTCCTCTCCTGGGCCACCTCCCAGGTCGGCGAGGCGGGCGCCCGCGCCGCCGCCAACTACACAGGGGTCGTCCTCTACCACCACGACCCGGGCTCGCTCTCCGCGGCGTTCGTCCACGCCCGGCTGCGCCGCGCCACCTCGCTGCCGCCCGAGGCGCACTTCGTACGGGGCGGCTGGGGCGCCCTCATCGACCGGATGACCGCCCGCGCCCGCGACCTGGGCGTACAGATCGAGACAGGCGACCGGGTCACCGAACTCCCCACGGCGGAGGGGCCGGTGATCGTCGCGACCTCCCTGGACGCGGCCCGGCACCTGCTCGGCGCATCCGGTCTGCGCTGGCCCAGCGGCCGTACGACGCTGGTCGACATCGCGTTCAGGACCCGGCGCGGCGACGCCTGGGTGATCTCCGACCTCGACGCCCCCGGCTGGATCGAACGCTTCACCGCCCAGGACCCCACCCTGGCCCCGGCGGGCGAGCAACTGATCCAGGGGCAACTGCCCGTCGCGCCGGACGAGTCGAAGACGGACGGGGTCGCCCATGCCGAGCGCCTGCTCGACCTGGGCTTCCCTGGCTGGCGCGAACGCCTCACCTGGCGCGGCTCGTCCGTCGCCGCGGGGCGCACGGGCGCGGTCGACCCGCCCGGTACGACCTGGCGCGACCGGCCCGCCATCAGGCGCGGCGACGGGGTGTTCCTCGCGGGCGACCAGTGCGCCGCGCCTGGAATGCTCGCCGAGGTCTCCTTCAACAGCGCGATCGAGGCGGCCACCCTGGCCTTGACCTCAAGCGGACTTGAGGTTGCACCGTAG
- a CDS encoding pentapeptide repeat-containing protein, whose translation MAARNGTKRTPPQVRRPEVRLPPLSPYAGRGLEPDGDYDGLEFTGEDFTGQSGRGARFMDCSLRECVLETTELVRARFIDSVLTGARGVGTNLAEASLRDVEVVDARLGGVQLYGAVLERVVVRGGKIDYLNLREARLKDVVFENCILTEPDFGSARLERVEFTGCTLRGADFSGARMKDVDLRTVAELHIARGVERLAGAVISPAQLLSLAPAFAAQIGVRVEVPGE comes from the coding sequence ATGGCAGCACGGAACGGCACGAAGAGAACCCCCCCACAAGTACGACGACCGGAAGTGCGGCTTCCCCCACTCAGTCCCTACGCCGGACGGGGCCTTGAGCCCGATGGGGACTATGACGGACTGGAGTTCACCGGCGAGGACTTCACAGGACAGTCGGGCCGCGGGGCCCGCTTCATGGACTGCTCACTGCGCGAGTGTGTGCTGGAGACGACGGAGCTGGTGCGGGCGCGTTTCATCGACTCCGTACTGACCGGGGCGAGAGGCGTGGGCACGAACCTCGCGGAGGCGTCCCTCCGCGATGTCGAGGTGGTGGACGCACGGCTCGGCGGCGTCCAGCTGTACGGAGCCGTGCTGGAGAGGGTGGTGGTGCGCGGCGGGAAGATCGACTATCTGAACCTGCGGGAGGCGCGGCTCAAGGACGTCGTCTTCGAGAACTGCATCCTGACGGAACCGGACTTCGGCTCGGCGCGGCTGGAACGGGTGGAGTTCACCGGGTGCACGCTGCGCGGGGCGGACTTCAGCGGAGCCCGGATGAAGGACGTCGATCTTCGGACGGTGGCCGAGCTGCACATCGCCCGCGGGGTGGAGCGGCTGGCCGGGGCGGTCATCAGTCCGGCGCAACTGCTGTCGCTCGCACCGGCGTTCGCCGCGCAGATCGGAGTACGGGTGGAGGTACCGGGCGAGTAG
- a CDS encoding M1 family metallopeptidase, producing MDQRRRRTAVPATVGAALLLIAGCGGVQGQPGGDRLHHPDPYFPRLGNGGYDVRHYSLTLAYDPDSGRLTGTADITARATEGLSAFNLDFTGMTVRGATVDGRYASAHRAGTELTIRPHHDLVRGATFRTVVRYAGMPKKITDPDASEEGWLPDDMDGALALGEPTGSMAWFPGNDHPSDKATYDIAVTVPAGLQAVSNGRLTSQRTSGGRTTFHWHTGRPMASYLAMLAVGHYKTHSFTAPSGLPVFTAVAPSEVKSSASVVARIPEIIAWESKQFGPYPFDSAGAVIAPVGAAGYSLETQTRPVLPGDQASLSTVVHELSHQWFGDSVTPESWRDMWLNEGFATYATWLWDADHDGESIQDHFNDAYDSEGNWEFPPADPPGPKEISASPVYGRGAMVLQMIRRTVGDDAFFALVRGWVKDHRYSNAATADFTRYAEKKTGKDLGVVWKDWLYGKGEGKEKPGNPYKS from the coding sequence GTGGACCAGCGCCGACGCCGTACAGCCGTACCCGCAACGGTCGGGGCCGCCCTGCTGCTCATCGCGGGGTGCGGCGGCGTGCAGGGGCAGCCTGGCGGCGACCGGCTGCACCATCCCGACCCGTACTTCCCCCGGCTCGGCAATGGCGGCTACGACGTCCGCCACTACAGCCTGACCCTCGCGTACGACCCGGACTCCGGCCGGCTCACGGGCACCGCCGACATCACCGCCCGCGCTACCGAGGGCCTGTCGGCGTTCAATCTGGACTTCACGGGGATGACCGTGCGGGGCGCGACCGTCGACGGCCGTTACGCCTCCGCCCACCGCGCAGGCACCGAACTGACCATCCGGCCGCACCACGACCTCGTGCGGGGCGCCACCTTCCGTACCGTCGTCCGCTACGCGGGTATGCCGAAGAAGATCACCGACCCGGACGCGTCCGAGGAGGGCTGGCTGCCGGACGACATGGACGGCGCGCTCGCCCTCGGGGAGCCGACCGGCTCGATGGCGTGGTTCCCCGGGAACGACCACCCGTCCGACAAGGCGACGTACGACATCGCGGTGACCGTTCCGGCCGGGCTCCAGGCCGTCTCCAACGGCCGGCTGACCTCGCAGCGGACCAGCGGGGGCCGCACCACCTTCCATTGGCACACCGGCCGGCCGATGGCGAGCTATCTCGCGATGCTGGCCGTCGGCCACTACAAGACCCACTCCTTCACGGCGCCGTCCGGGCTGCCGGTCTTCACGGCTGTCGCACCGTCGGAGGTGAAGAGCAGCGCTTCCGTGGTGGCCAGGATCCCCGAGATCATCGCCTGGGAGAGCAAGCAGTTCGGTCCGTACCCCTTCGACTCGGCGGGCGCGGTCATCGCCCCCGTCGGGGCCGCGGGCTACTCGCTGGAGACGCAGACCAGGCCGGTGCTCCCCGGCGACCAGGCGAGCCTCTCGACGGTGGTCCACGAGCTGTCCCACCAGTGGTTCGGCGACTCGGTGACCCCCGAGTCCTGGCGCGACATGTGGCTGAACGAGGGGTTCGCGACGTACGCGACCTGGCTGTGGGACGCGGACCACGACGGCGAGAGCATCCAGGACCACTTCAACGACGCCTACGACTCCGAGGGCAACTGGGAGTTCCCGCCGGCCGACCCGCCGGGCCCGAAGGAGATCTCGGCCTCACCGGTGTACGGGCGGGGGGCCATGGTGCTCCAGATGATCCGCAGGACGGTCGGCGACGACGCGTTCTTCGCCCTGGTGCGGGGCTGGGTGAAGGACCACCGGTACTCCAACGCCGCCACGGCGGACTTCACGCGGTACGCGGAGAAGAAGACCGGCAAGGACCTGGGCGTGGTCTGGAAGGACTGGCTGTACGGCAAGGGGGAGGGGAAGGAGAAGCCGGGGAACCCGTACAAGTCGTAG
- a CDS encoding TerD family protein: MAVSLSKGGNVSLTKEAPGLTAVTVGLGWDVRTTTGTDFDLDASAIAVNTEGKVYSDGHFVFFNNKATPDQTIVHTGDNVTGQGEGDDEQIKVNLAGLPADIEKIVFPVSIYDAENRSQNFGQVRNAFIRIINQAGEAEIARYDLSEDAATETAMVFGELYRNGAEWKFRAVGQGYASGLVGIAQDFGVTV; this comes from the coding sequence ATGGCTGTAAGCCTGTCCAAGGGCGGCAACGTCTCCCTCACCAAGGAGGCCCCGGGCCTGACCGCCGTCACGGTGGGCCTCGGCTGGGACGTCCGCACGACCACCGGCACCGACTTCGACCTCGACGCCTCGGCCATCGCGGTGAACACCGAGGGCAAGGTCTACTCCGACGGGCACTTCGTCTTCTTCAACAACAAGGCGACGCCGGACCAGACCATCGTGCACACCGGTGACAACGTCACTGGCCAGGGCGAGGGCGACGACGAGCAGATCAAGGTCAACCTGGCCGGTCTGCCCGCCGACATCGAGAAGATCGTCTTCCCGGTCTCGATCTACGACGCGGAGAACCGCTCGCAGAACTTCGGCCAGGTGCGGAACGCCTTCATCCGCATCATCAACCAGGCGGGCGAGGCCGAGATCGCCCGCTACGACCTGAGCGAGGACGCCGCCACCGAGACCGCCATGGTCTTCGGCGAGCTCTACCGCAACGGCGCGGAGTGGAAGTTCCGCGCGGTCGGCCAGGGTTACGCATCGGGCCTGGTCGGCATCGCCCAGGACTTCGGCGTCACGGTCTGA
- the arfB gene encoding alternative ribosome rescue aminoacyl-tRNA hydrolase ArfB yields the protein MSGPYVVRGAVSLPEAELMWRFSRSSGPGGQHVNTSDTQVELRFDLANTEALPPVWKERALERLAARLVGGVVTVRASEHRSQWRNREMAAVRLASLLAEATAPPPKPRRATKIPRGINERRLRNKKQRSDTKRGRTGRGWD from the coding sequence ATGTCCGGTCCCTACGTCGTCCGTGGTGCGGTCTCCCTGCCGGAGGCCGAACTCATGTGGCGCTTCTCGCGCTCGTCAGGACCCGGTGGCCAGCACGTCAACACCAGTGACACGCAGGTGGAGCTCCGCTTCGACCTCGCGAACACGGAGGCGCTGCCACCGGTCTGGAAGGAGCGCGCCCTGGAGCGGCTGGCCGCACGGCTGGTCGGCGGGGTGGTCACCGTACGGGCGTCGGAGCACCGGTCGCAGTGGCGCAACCGGGAGATGGCGGCGGTGCGGCTCGCTTCGCTGCTCGCGGAGGCCACGGCGCCGCCGCCGAAGCCCCGGCGGGCCACGAAGATCCCCCGCGGGATCAACGAGCGGCGGCTGCGGAACAAGAAGCAGCGCAGCGACACCAAGCGGGGCCGCACCGGACGCGGCTGGGACTGA
- a CDS encoding flavin reductase family protein has translation MRAYRAEASVLDVFQTIPTPRPEPIPHPEGVSNDDFRAAMSRLTAGVVLVTAHDADGGPRGADVGMTATAFMSVSLDPPLAMVSVRNGSRMDDLLAEQPHWAASLLAESQRQIAGRFAMKGRISDDLLFADIQFTRGEASGAPLVGGALATLECVTEQRVEAGDHTLVIGRVLTADLPNTEGSPLAYFRGRYRQLG, from the coding sequence ATGCGGGCGTACCGGGCCGAAGCTAGCGTTCTTGATGTGTTCCAGACGATCCCCACCCCGCGCCCCGAGCCCATCCCCCATCCTGAGGGGGTGAGCAACGACGACTTCCGCGCCGCCATGTCCCGGCTGACCGCAGGCGTGGTGCTGGTGACGGCCCATGACGCGGACGGCGGCCCGCGGGGCGCCGATGTCGGGATGACGGCGACCGCGTTCATGTCGGTGTCGCTGGATCCGCCGCTGGCGATGGTGAGCGTACGGAACGGTTCCCGGATGGACGACCTGCTGGCGGAGCAGCCGCACTGGGCCGCCTCGCTCCTGGCGGAGAGTCAGCGCCAGATCGCCGGCCGGTTCGCGATGAAGGGCCGCATCAGCGACGACCTGCTGTTCGCCGACATCCAGTTCACGCGCGGCGAGGCGTCGGGGGCCCCGCTGGTCGGGGGTGCGCTGGCGACGCTGGAGTGCGTGACGGAGCAGCGGGTGGAGGCGGGGGACCACACCCTGGTGATCGGCCGCGTCCTGACGGCGGATCTGCCGAACACGGAGGGCAGCCCGCTGGCGTACTTCAGGGGGCGGTACCGGCAGCTGGGCTGA